A DNA window from Streptomyces canus contains the following coding sequences:
- a CDS encoding quaternary amine ABC transporter ATP-binding protein, which produces MSSRLEAEQLYKVFGRRPGEAVERLREGADREGLRAEGTTAAVIDASFTVEPGQIFVVMGLSGSGKSTLLRMLNGLLEPTAGHVRFDGQDLTALTDRELRAVRAKKISMVFQHFALFPHRSVLENAAYGLAVQGVPKAERVERATEALELCGLKGWEKSWPDELSGGMQQRVGLARALATDADLLLMDESFSALDPLIRRDMQDQLLQLQQTLKKTIVFITHDLNEAMRLGDRIAVMRDGRIVQIGSAEDILVRPADDYVASFTKDVDRSRVLTASAVMDTDVRGDEADCGCAGDCETATPDTPFTELCAMSARSTHPVAVLDEHRKLVGVVPQQRLLGFLGDAEVAHA; this is translated from the coding sequence GTGTCATCAAGGCTTGAGGCAGAGCAGCTGTACAAGGTGTTCGGAAGACGGCCGGGCGAGGCCGTCGAGCGGCTCCGCGAGGGCGCCGACCGGGAGGGACTGCGCGCCGAGGGCACCACCGCCGCGGTGATCGACGCCTCCTTCACCGTGGAACCGGGCCAGATCTTCGTCGTCATGGGTCTGTCAGGATCCGGCAAGTCCACGCTGCTGCGGATGCTCAACGGCCTCCTGGAGCCGACCGCGGGCCATGTCCGCTTCGACGGCCAGGACCTCACCGCGCTCACCGACCGCGAACTGCGCGCCGTACGCGCGAAGAAGATCAGCATGGTCTTCCAGCACTTCGCGCTCTTCCCGCACCGCAGCGTCCTGGAGAACGCCGCCTACGGTCTCGCCGTCCAGGGCGTCCCCAAGGCCGAGCGCGTCGAGCGGGCCACCGAGGCCCTGGAGCTGTGCGGCCTCAAGGGCTGGGAGAAGTCCTGGCCCGACGAGCTGTCCGGCGGCATGCAGCAGCGCGTGGGCCTGGCCCGCGCCCTCGCCACCGACGCCGACCTGCTCCTCATGGACGAGTCCTTCAGCGCGCTCGACCCGCTGATCCGCCGGGACATGCAGGACCAGCTCCTGCAGCTCCAGCAGACCCTGAAGAAGACGATCGTCTTCATCACCCACGACCTCAACGAGGCCATGCGCCTGGGCGACCGGATCGCCGTCATGCGCGACGGCCGGATCGTCCAGATCGGCAGCGCGGAGGACATCCTCGTGCGGCCCGCCGACGACTACGTCGCCTCCTTCACCAAGGACGTCGACCGTTCCCGCGTCCTGACCGCGTCCGCCGTCATGGACACGGACGTGCGCGGCGACGAGGCCGACTGCGGCTGCGCGGGCGACTGTGAGACCGCGACGCCCGACACGCCCTTCACGGAGCTCTGCGCGATGAGCGCCCGGTCGACGCATCCGGTGGCCGTCCTCGACGAGCACCGCAAACTCGTCGGCGTGGTCCCGCAGCAGCGGCTGCTCGGCTTCCTCGGCGACGCGGAGGTGGCCCATGCCTAG
- a CDS encoding 5'-3' exonuclease, with translation MRSVTGRLMLLDTASLYFRAYFGVPESVKAPDGTPVNAVRGLLEFIDRLVKDHRPDLLVACMDADWRPQWRVDLIPSYKAHRVAQEHESGPDEEEVPDTLSPQVPVIEAVLDALGIARVGVAGYEADDVIGTFTARATGPVDIVTGDRDLYQLVDDEREVRVLYPLKGVGTLQLTDEAWLREKYGVDGRGYADLATLRGDPSDGLPGVPGIGEKTAAKLLAEFGDLAGIMAAVDDPKAKLTPSQRRRLDESRPYVAVAPKVVLVAGDVPLPQVETAVPRTPRDPAALERLADRWGLGGSLQRLMATLSA, from the coding sequence ATGCGAAGCGTGACCGGACGACTGATGCTCCTCGACACCGCCTCTCTCTACTTCCGTGCCTACTTCGGCGTGCCGGAGTCGGTGAAGGCACCGGACGGCACGCCGGTGAACGCCGTGCGCGGCCTCCTCGAATTCATCGACCGCCTGGTCAAGGACCACCGTCCCGATCTGCTGGTGGCCTGCATGGACGCGGACTGGCGTCCCCAGTGGCGGGTCGACCTCATCCCCTCCTACAAGGCGCACCGCGTCGCGCAGGAGCACGAGAGCGGCCCGGACGAGGAGGAGGTGCCGGACACGCTCTCCCCGCAGGTGCCGGTCATCGAGGCCGTCCTGGACGCGCTCGGCATCGCGCGCGTGGGCGTGGCCGGTTATGAGGCGGACGACGTGATCGGCACGTTCACCGCGCGGGCGACGGGCCCGGTCGACATCGTCACCGGCGACCGCGACCTGTACCAGCTGGTGGACGACGAGCGCGAGGTGCGTGTGCTGTATCCCCTCAAGGGCGTCGGCACGCTCCAGCTGACCGACGAGGCCTGGCTGCGCGAGAAGTATGGCGTCGACGGCCGTGGGTACGCGGATCTGGCAACGCTGCGTGGCGACCCGAGCGACGGCCTGCCGGGCGTCCCCGGTATCGGCGAGAAGACGGCTGCCAAGCTGCTGGCCGAGTTCGGCGACCTGGCCGGCATCATGGCCGCGGTCGACGACCCGAAGGCGAAGCTCACACCGTCGCAGCGCAGGCGGTTGGACGAGTCGCGGCCGTACGTCGCTGTGGCACCGAAGGTGGTGCTGGTGGCCGGTGACGTCCCGCTGCCGCAGGTGGAGACCGCGGTTCCGCGCACACCGCGCGATCCCGCGGCACTGGAGAGGCTGGCAGACCGGTGGGGGCTGGGTGGATCACTGCAGCGGCTGATGGCGACGCTCAGCGCATAA